A region from the Lates calcarifer isolate ASB-BC8 linkage group LG2, TLL_Latcal_v3, whole genome shotgun sequence genome encodes:
- the dkk3a gene encoding dickkopf-related protein 3a, translated as MMRLALLVLALPAVCNGILPEIVDSGISHILEDHSDQGQTELDRVFVEVEQLPEDPHQKPEDAFHQRNNQSVSPHPNDLPPAPHDESAPDEVMDRESVPGSVEQETNNITSTAVQPSDLENSVDRGCVSNEDCGKDRYCVSTTHSSRCLPCKATDVSCSKDEECCGEQMCVWGQCSQNATKGEAGSTCQYQTDCRPDLCCAFHKALLFPVCSAKPIERERCFGASNHLVELLSWDLQDEGPRKHCPCAGDLHCQHLGRGSMCLKGEDSSEEDLTDELYSEIDYIL; from the exons ATGATGCGGCTCGCCCTGCTAGTTTTGGCTCTCCCGGCGGTCTGCAATGGCATCCTCCCTGAGATAGTGGACTCAGGCATCAGTCACATCCTGGAGGATCATTCCGACCAGGGACAGACGGAGCTGGACCGCGTGTTTGTGGAAGTGGAGCAACTGCCAGAGGATCCGCATCAGAAGCCTGAGGATGCGTTTCACCAA AGGAACAACCAGAGTGTCAGCCCTCATCCCAACGACCTCCCTCCAGCTCCTCACGATGAATCTGCTCCTGATGAAGTGATGGATCGTGAGTCTGTCCCCGGCTCAGTAGAACAG GAGACAAACAACATCACGTCCACAGCTGTCCAACCCTCTGACCTGGAGAACAGTGTCGATCGT GGATGCGTCTCTAACGAGGACTGTGGGAAGGACAGATACTGTGTTTCTACCACACACAGCTCCAGGTGTCTGCCCTGCAAAGCAACTGATGTG tcGTGCAGTAAAGATGAGGAGTGCTGTGgtgaacagatgtgtgtgtggggccAGTGCAGTCAAAACGCAACAAAAGGAGAAGCTGGCAGCACCTGTCAATACCAGACGGACTGCAGGCCGGACCTCTGCTGTGCTTTCCATAAAG CCCTGCTCTTCCCCGTCTGCTCGGCCAAGCCCATCGAGCGTGAGCGCTGCTTTGGCGCCTCCAACCACCTGGTAGAGCTGTTGTCCTGGGACCTGCAGGACGAGGGACCCAGGAAACACTGCCCCTGTGCAGGAGACCTGCACTGCCAGCACCTGGG gaGAGGCTCCATGTGCCTGAAAGGAGAGGACTCGAGTGAAGAGGACCTGACAGACGAACTGTACTCAGAGATAGACTACATCCTCTAG